The Mycobacterium paragordonae genome includes a region encoding these proteins:
- a CDS encoding TIGR03617 family F420-dependent LLM class oxidoreductase yields MKVFTALYGLGDAADRARELRDAGAAGVATFEGPHDVFAPLTLAATVGGLDLMTNVAIAFPRNPIHLAHQANDHQLLSGGRFHLGLGTQIRPQIEKRFGAQFDRPVQRMTELIAALRAIFETWNSGTRLDFRGEFYRHTLMTPTFNPGPNPYGPPPIYVGALGPRLTRATAEHADGLLVMPFGSKRFLHGSTMPAVRAGLEASGRRTQDFRIIPEVIVSGDSEEAVAGTRRLLSFYGSTPAYRPVLAAHGWEDLQPELNAMSKQGRWQEMGSLITDEMMHTIAACGTPAQIAAHIRDRLDGVSDTVFLYQAAPIGLSTLAEIIDELGRDG; encoded by the coding sequence TTGAAGGTATTCACCGCTTTATACGGTCTGGGGGACGCGGCCGACCGGGCGCGCGAGTTGCGCGACGCCGGGGCCGCCGGGGTGGCGACCTTCGAAGGTCCCCACGACGTGTTCGCGCCGCTGACCCTGGCCGCGACGGTGGGTGGCCTGGACCTGATGACCAACGTCGCAATTGCGTTTCCGCGCAACCCGATTCACCTGGCACACCAGGCCAACGACCACCAGCTGCTCAGTGGCGGGCGGTTCCACCTGGGCCTGGGCACGCAGATTCGTCCGCAGATCGAGAAGCGGTTCGGCGCGCAGTTCGACCGTCCGGTGCAGCGGATGACGGAGCTGATCGCGGCGCTGCGCGCGATCTTCGAGACCTGGAACTCCGGTACGCGCTTGGACTTTCGCGGCGAGTTCTACCGGCACACGCTGATGACGCCGACGTTCAATCCTGGCCCCAACCCGTACGGCCCGCCGCCCATCTACGTGGGCGCGCTCGGGCCGCGGCTGACCCGGGCGACCGCCGAGCACGCCGACGGTCTGCTGGTGATGCCGTTCGGTTCAAAGCGTTTCCTGCACGGCAGCACCATGCCGGCGGTGCGGGCCGGCCTGGAGGCCAGTGGTCGGCGCACGCAGGATTTCCGCATCATTCCGGAAGTCATCGTCTCGGGCGACTCGGAAGAGGCGGTGGCGGGCACCAGGCGGTTGCTGTCGTTCTACGGGTCGACGCCGGCGTACCGGCCGGTGCTGGCCGCGCACGGCTGGGAGGATCTGCAGCCCGAACTCAACGCGATGTCCAAGCAGGGCCGTTGGCAGGAGATGGGCTCCCTGATCACCGACGAGATGATGCACACCATCGCGGCGTGCGGCACCCCGGCGCAGATCGCCGCGCACATCCGCGACCGTCTCGACGGCGTCTCCGACACGGTGTTCCTGTATCAGGCGGCGCCGATCGGCCTGTCCACGCTGGCCGAGATCATCGACGAGTTAGGGCGCGACGGTTAG
- a CDS encoding flavin monoamine oxidase family protein, giving the protein MPNPPWNVDVVVVGAGLAGLAAARELTQQGHDVLVLEGRDRVGGRSFSGSVAGLPIDRGGSFVGPTQDAVLKLISELGLPTVPTYHDGKNVIHWRGTARAYSGTIPRLSLVGLLDIGRLQWQFERISRTVPIAAPWHAKRARQLDGVSLGQWLGMVRATASSRDLMAIMTRVTWGCEPDDVSMLHAARYVRAAGGLNRLLDTENGAQQDLIPGGTQQIADRAAAELGDRVVLDARVRRIERHGSGVTVTCDQGQAEAGFVIVAIPPAHRAGIEFNPPLPPEYTELARHWPQGRLTKAYAAYETPFWRAQGFSGQALLDNGPVFITFDVSPHADGPGVLLGFVDPRAFDSLPADQRRRDALRCFASLYGEEALNPLDYTDFRWGTEEFAPGGPTAAVPPGSWTKYGKVLRQAVGPIHWAGTETADEWTGYFDGAVRSGQRAAAEVSALL; this is encoded by the coding sequence GTGCCGAACCCCCCCTGGAATGTCGACGTCGTCGTGGTGGGCGCCGGTCTCGCCGGACTCGCCGCAGCTCGGGAGCTCACGCAACAGGGCCATGACGTGCTGGTACTGGAAGGCCGCGACCGGGTCGGCGGCCGCTCGTTCAGCGGCAGCGTCGCCGGCCTGCCGATCGACCGGGGCGGCTCCTTCGTCGGACCCACTCAGGACGCCGTGCTCAAGCTGATCAGCGAGCTCGGGTTGCCCACCGTTCCGACCTACCACGACGGCAAGAACGTGATCCACTGGCGCGGCACGGCCCGCGCCTACAGCGGCACCATCCCGCGGCTCTCGCTGGTCGGGCTGCTCGACATCGGCCGGCTGCAGTGGCAGTTCGAGCGGATCTCGCGCACCGTCCCGATCGCCGCGCCCTGGCACGCCAAGCGGGCCCGTCAACTCGACGGCGTCTCGCTCGGACAGTGGCTGGGCATGGTGCGCGCCACCGCGTCGTCGCGGGATCTGATGGCGATCATGACCCGGGTGACATGGGGCTGCGAACCCGACGACGTGTCGATGCTGCACGCCGCCCGCTACGTGCGCGCAGCCGGCGGACTCAACCGGCTCCTCGACACCGAGAACGGCGCCCAGCAGGACCTGATACCCGGCGGCACCCAGCAGATCGCCGACCGGGCGGCGGCCGAACTCGGCGACCGCGTGGTGCTGGACGCCCGCGTCCGGCGCATCGAACGGCACGGGTCGGGAGTCACGGTCACCTGCGACCAGGGCCAGGCCGAGGCCGGTTTCGTCATCGTCGCCATTCCACCCGCGCACCGGGCTGGCATCGAGTTCAATCCCCCGCTGCCGCCCGAGTACACCGAACTCGCCCGGCACTGGCCGCAGGGCCGGCTGACCAAGGCCTACGCGGCCTACGAGACGCCGTTCTGGCGGGCCCAGGGCTTCTCCGGCCAGGCCCTGCTGGACAACGGCCCGGTATTCATCACTTTCGACGTCAGCCCGCACGCGGACGGTCCCGGAGTCCTGCTGGGCTTCGTCGACCCGCGCGCCTTCGACTCGCTGCCCGCCGACCAGCGCCGCCGGGACGCGCTGCGCTGCTTCGCCTCGCTGTACGGCGAGGAGGCCCTCAACCCGCTCGACTACACCGACTTCCGTTGGGGGACAGAAGAATTTGCCCCCGGCGGACCAACCGCGGCGGTGCCGCCGGGGTCGTGGACCAAGTATGGCAAAGTGCTGCGCCAAGCGGTCGGGCCGATTCACTGGGCAGGCACCGAGACCGCCGACGAATGGACCGGATACTTCGACGGAGCGGTCAGATCCGGCCAGCGGGCCGCCGCTGAGGTCTCCGCCCTGTTATGA
- a CDS encoding alpha/beta fold hydrolase, producing MIADKSARITTRERPVRQLPAELPESRTVKVRAADGTVLHAEVFGPPEGYPIVLTHGFVCAIRAWSHQIADLATDYRVIAFDHRGHGRSAVPRRGGYSLKHLASDLDCVLDATLAPHERALIAGHSMGGMTIQAWSERYRHKVRRRADAVALINTASGDLLDKIKLLSVPRGFSPARVVAGRTLISAVGGLPLPGAVRIPSRYLVAMMAVGAGADPAVVQLVYELFAQTSPMGRGGCARMLIEEIGSRHLNLEGLTVPTLVIGSEHDRLTPISQARNLARTAPNVVDLVELPGGHCSMLEQPDEVNRQLRALAEASIERQARVSLISS from the coding sequence GCCGAGTTGCCGGAGAGTCGTACCGTCAAGGTTCGCGCAGCTGACGGCACCGTTCTGCACGCAGAGGTGTTCGGCCCGCCCGAGGGTTACCCCATCGTTCTGACGCACGGTTTCGTCTGTGCCATCCGGGCGTGGTCGCACCAGATCGCCGATCTGGCCACCGACTATCGCGTGATCGCCTTCGACCACCGCGGCCACGGCCGCAGCGCGGTACCCCGCCGCGGCGGTTACAGCCTCAAGCACCTGGCCTCCGACCTGGACTGCGTGCTTGATGCGACGCTGGCGCCGCACGAGCGCGCGCTGATCGCCGGGCATTCGATGGGCGGCATGACCATTCAGGCCTGGTCGGAACGCTATCGCCACAAGGTCCGTCGCCGCGCCGACGCCGTCGCGCTGATCAACACGGCCAGCGGTGACCTGCTGGACAAGATCAAGCTGTTGTCCGTGCCGCGCGGGTTTTCGCCGGCCCGGGTGGTGGCCGGGCGGACCCTGATCAGCGCGGTCGGCGGTCTGCCGCTGCCGGGGGCGGTCCGGATTCCGAGCCGGTATCTGGTGGCGATGATGGCCGTCGGCGCCGGCGCGGACCCGGCGGTCGTCCAGCTCGTCTACGAGCTGTTCGCGCAGACCTCACCGATGGGCCGCGGCGGCTGCGCGCGGATGCTCATCGAGGAGATCGGCTCGCGGCACCTCAACCTGGAAGGCCTGACGGTGCCGACGCTGGTGATCGGCAGCGAACACGACCGGCTCACTCCGATCAGCCAGGCACGTAACCTCGCGCGCACCGCGCCGAACGTCGTCGACCTGGTCGAGCTGCCCGGCGGGCACTGCTCCATGCTGGAACAGCCCGACGAGGTCAACCGGCAGCTGCGTGCGCTGGCCGAGGCGTCCATCGAGCGCCAGGCCCGGGTCTCGCTGATCAGCTCATAA